In the Methermicoccus shengliensis DSM 18856 genome, CAATGGAACTGGGACAAACATACCCAGCATCCATACCCTCGTGGGCTTTGGATACACAAGGCTGCTTATCATGAGAATGGAGAGCACGGGTATCATAACACCATGAGCCCAGAGAAGACGGGTGGTGGGCACTACGAGCTCGAGCGAAAGGAGGGATGATAATAAGAGCCCGGCCGCTGTGGTCGGAAGCCCCACAAACCCCATGGAGCGGGAGGAGAACAGCACGTTGAATCTCGAGAGCCTGAGGATGCCACACGCCACATACAGGGCACACACCACCAACACCAAATCCACCATCAGCCTCGAGCTGGGCAGACCCCCCACCAGCACCCTATAGGAAATAATGGCTGGGGCGATGCAGAACGCTATGGAGTCCGAGAACGAGTCCAGCATCACCCCAAACCGCATCTTCTGCTCATCTCCTCCCTCATACCTCGCCACCATGCCATCCAGCCCATCGATGATGGCACACACCAGAATGAGGGAAACCGCCACACCCAGCTTCCCCTCAAATGCAAACACCACTGACAAGAATCCAAGACATGCCGAGAACACCGTCAGCGTGTCCGACATACGGGTGAGCTGGAGAATGTGTGCCAATGTGCCATCCCCACCACTCTTAGGGGGTTGGGCTACAAAAAGCTTCCCAGCTCATGGGAGCTCTATTACCCTGCCCACCCCATTTCTCACATACTGCTCTGGGTAGAGCTCGGCTATTCTTGCCTTGTGCACCGTGCAGTGGCATGGAGAGAGCAGGCTCATGCCAGATAGCACATGTAGCTGAGAGAAGGAGTGCAGGCCGCCCACGAGCCCTCGAACGGGCATCAGCTCACCAGCCCTCTCGAGGATTGCCTCCACGCCGGGATGGGCACACCCCGTGAGCACGATGCCCCCGTCCAGCACCAGCGCCTGCTCCTTCACCTCATCTCCCAGCACTCCAGTGCTGTACACCCCCTCCGCTATGCTGAGGGGCTCAGCACTCACCTCGTGCACCTCTGCGAGATTTGAGAGCTCCCCAATGAGCCTTTTCGAGAGGCTTGAGGGCACGTACACCCTTGGATTGGACACGTGAAGCAGTGTGGAGAGCCCTCCCGCATGGTCCCAGTGGCCGTGGGAGAGCACCACAACCTCTATAGTACTGGGGTCAATTCCAAGGTGCTCCATGTTGGATAGCAGCAGATTGCCATCCCAGCCAGTATCAAAGAGCACCGTGGTCTTCCCCTCAATAAGGCAGGAAAAACCCCAGCCCGCTTTCAGTTCCAGCTCGCTGGCATAAACCTCGTTATCGTACACCGTGATTAGTCTCATGAAGGAACTTCGGATGTCCTATATTTTATTTTTTAGTGTGATGGGTGCTTGTCGATTGTCATCCACAGCTGAGGTGCATGCATCCCACTCACAGCACAGTTGGGGAACAGTTCTTTAAAGGTTTGTGCACAACATAAAAGCATGGACATGGAGCAGTTTGTAGAAAGATGTACGGCATGGATATCTCAGAAGGTCGAACAGGCCCATGCCGAGGGTGTTGTGGTGGGGATGAGCGGGGGAGTGGACTCCTCGGTGTGTGCAGTGCTGTGCAAGAGGGCGGTTGGGGACCGCGTGCTTGGGCTGATCATGCCCCTGTACAGCTCCCAGTCCGACATCGAGGATGCCCTCACAATTTCACACAAGTTCGGTATAGCCACCAAGACTGTGCGCCTTGAAGAGCCCTACATGGCGATGCTCGATGCAATGGGGGCACGGTACTCGGAGAGAAGCGTGGAGTGCGCCAACCTGAAGGCTCGACTCAGGATGTGCACACTCTACTACTACGCTAACAGCCTCAACTTGCTCGTGGCTGGCACCTCCAACAAGAGCGAGCTGCTCATGGGCTACTTCACCAAGTACGGCGATGGTGCCGCAGACATACTGCCGATTGCAAGCCTGCTAAAAAGAGAGGTGAGGGAGCTGGCAGCTCACCTCGGTATCCCAGAGCACATCATCCACAAGCCCCCCTCTGCAGGTCTGTGGCCAGGTCAGACAGACGAGGCAGAGCTGGGCATCACGTATGAGGTGATAGACGCCTTCATAGGGGGTGAGCACGTGAGCGAGAGGCATGCAGCCTGCATCCGAGAGATTATGCAAAAGAACGCCCACAAGCGAGAGCTTCCACCAGTGTTTGTCCCTTAGGTCTTGGGCATGTTGCTTACTTCATGGCATGGAGGTGTCCGTCTGTGCCAGCCTGCGGATTCTGCCAACCCCATCAATCTCGTGAATGAGCTTGGCCACGCAGGCTGGAACTAGCTCCTCCCAGCTGTCCCCCTCCAGCATCCTCTTTCTGATCTCTGTACCAGAGTACACATCCCGCCTGAACATTGGCAGCGCCCTGACCTCAATACCCGCCTCCTCGAACAGCCTTCCCACAAGGGGATTGTTGGAGTACACCACAGAAAAGGTGGGCACCCTTGCTCGCACATGGGCCGTCCACAGGGAGTTGTACTCCACATCCTCTATGGGTATCACGTAGAAGGGTATGCTAAACTCTGAGAGTGCCTTGGAAATCATCATCACACGCTCCCCAGCTGTGAACGGGTCGTCCACCGTGTGCGACCTCTGGGCACTTCCCACACCTATGATAAGCTCGTCCACTTCAGAGGACAGTGCTCCTATCACGGTGTGATGTCCCATGTGGTATGGCTGAAACCTCCCTATGTAGAACGCCCTCTCAGTATCCATTCAGCCCACACTCCTTTAACTCCATCTCATGAACCCGTGCTATGGCCTCGATGACACCCTCGTCGAGGGATGGGTAGCCCTCTATCTCCTCAATAGAAAAACCCACCTCTCCCCCATCGAACTTCCGTATCACCCTGCACCATGGAATGAGATGGACACTCTTGCGCTTTCCTGGTCCCCTTCTGAGCTCCACCGCCACAATACCCCGCCTTCCAGAAAGCCTCAGAAAATCCGCCATGTGGGAAAGCTGATGCACGCCCCTCCCATCCACTGTGAAATGCTGGGAGAAGTACAGTGCCTTGGCCCCCCTCTTGAGGGAGAGGGACTTGCACTCTATGGCAAGGTAGCACTCTGGGTCGAGCGAGTCCACGAGCACGTCCACTACCTGTGAGGTGAACCTCGACTGTCTGAGGCGGTATGCCACCGCCCTGCGTTCCGCCTCCCTAAAGGCCTCGTTCAGTGCATTCACGAGGGCCCGCTCAAAATTCAGACACGCCCCCTCCTATGGCACAAACACCGCCATGGCCACCACTGTGAGATACTCTCCATCTCGCTCCACCTTTCCTGCGCTGTGTACATGCGTTAGTCGGCTTGGCTCCCTGCCATTAAGGCTTTTGTACATCTGCGAGGCAATACTTCTGGCCATGGCCAATCCCACGTCCTCTTCCTCGTGGGAGTGGTGCTCCGCAAAGTAACCATGCGTATTCTCGTCCGCCGGATGCGCACACGCCACGCACGCAAACACGTTTTCGCTACTTTTGCACGACGAGCTCACAGAGAGCACACAGAAGGTGACCTCGCCAGGCTCGAGCTCCCTCAGCCCCTCATCCATCGAGATGAAGGTACATCGCGGTGGGAGCACCGAGCTGACCCCCACGAGGTTCAGCGTGTGAACGCCAGCATTCCTCAGCGCCAGTTCGAAGGACATCAGCCTGTGCTCATGCCTTCCCATACCAGAGGTATAGAACACCCTACTCGGTACGATGTGTGTCATAGTGCCTCCACCCCCAGGCTACTTAGCCCGAAGCTTTATGGGCCCGAGCATGGCTATGCGTCGCTTTCCGTTGAGTTGATTGCTCTGTAATCACCTCTGCTTACATTGTAAGCAGCATATCCACACATGAGACCATGGGACTCAGCCAGCACGAGCACCCCACGCTCTTGGGCATGATGACCCGTGCCCTTTTTGGCTACCTTTCCTGCCGGGGTGTCTCCGAACTTAAGAATGGGTGTATTTAAGCTTATTCCCCCCGGAATTTGACGACGATTCCCCCACCGTCCGAGCCCATGGTGCCCCTGTTCTTGTGTGCGCTCCTACTGATTGTGCGAAGAGGACCTCCAAAGAGGTCTGGAGCTGAGCGCCGAGGGCGAGATTCGAACTCGCGCGATGCCAAAGCATCACTGGTTCTCTCGTGCCAATGGCATCTCAAGACCAGCGCCGTAGTCCACTTGGCTACCTCGGCACAAAACCTATGTGTGTTTCTGTTCGCCCGCCTCCCTCTGTTCACCCGCCTCCGCGGGATACACCTCCTCGAAGACCACCTTTTCCATCCCCACCTTCTCGAGTATCTGACGGGCAATCCATGCCTTTGACCTCAGCCATCTCAAATCAAAGGTGAGCTTCTCTGGCACTGTTATCCTTACCGTGCCGTCCTCAATTCTCACGTCGAGGTCCTCGGGGATGTGCAGAGCAATCAGTCCCTTCACCTTCTCCACATCATCCTCCACCTTTTCCTCGATGCGATAGGAGTAGTGGAGCGTCTTTCCAGCGAGGGGGTGGTTGAAGTCCACCCTGACCCTCCTTCCCACGATGCGGGTGATTGTTCCGATGTTGCCATCGATGTTCACCCGCATACCTTCCCTTGGGTTCTCAAACTTCGTTATGGAGTATACCTTCACGAGCTCTGGGCTTCTCTCGCCAAAGCCCTTCTCTGGGGGCACCACGATACTGCCCTCGTATCCCACCTCCTTGCCCACCATGTCCTCCTCAAGTCCCTTTATCACATGTCCAGCACCCACTACCACTACGTCCCCACCATATCTGGCATTCTCGCTGTAGATTCCCTCGCTCTTTGCGAGCTCCTCATCGGTTGTGTCGAACACACTTCCATCCTCGAGCTTTCCAGTATAGGTAATCCTTACGAAGTCTCCCTCTTCAATCGCCAAATCCATCCACCCTTTGAAGCCTATGTGAATGTTCCTCTTGTAGAGAGTTCACTTATTTAACTGATGCGGACGGGAAGTCCCTTCGGTTAGAGGGGTAGATCACGCATTCTCACTTCAGAGAGGCTGGACAACAAAAAACCTTATCTACCATAGCTTTTCTCTAACCACCTCTTATCCCCCAAGCTGCCGGTGGATTGGTGATACGATGCCCCTCAATATCAAGGTAAAGAATGTGATGACAAAAGAAGTGGCATATGCCACTGTGCCTGGATCGAGACACGAAGTGCTCCAGATACTCAAGACCAAGCACATCTCTGGCGTGCCCGTGGTAAAGGATGGCAAGGTGGTGGGTATCGTCACACGCACGGACCTTCTCAAAAACCCCACTGAGGAGCAGCTCGCAATCCTCATGACCAGAAACCCCATCACAATCTCTCCGGATGCCACCATAGAGACCGCTGCAAGGCTGATGAGCGTCCATGGAGTAAGGAGACTGCCGGTGGTGGAGAATGGTGTGCTCGTGGGCATCATAACAGTCACTGACCTGCTCGGGATAATAGCCGAGAACGGATTTGATGAGAGCATCAAGCCCTATGTTGCACCTTCCGTGGTCTCCGTCTGGGACGAGACCCCTCTTCCAGTGGTGGGAATGATAATGGAGCTCGCCGATGTTAAGGCGTCTCCAGTGCTCAACAGCGAGCTCGAACTCGTGGGGATTGTGACCGACAAAGACCTCATAGCAGCCAGTGTGGTGGAGGATAGCCTGCACCAGTCAGACATCTCGGCTGGCTCAGACGAGGATGCTTGGACATGGGAGAGCATGAGAGACACCCTCAAGCTGTACTATAGCATTTCCCGTATCAAGCTCCCAGACCGCCCAGTGAAGGAGGCGATGAGAGATGCCCCTGCCGTGGGCATAAACGGGAGCGTGGTGAGTGAGGTGGCCAGGCTCATGAGGCGAAACGGCCTCGAGCAGCTTCCCGTGATAACCGCCGAGAACAGGCTCAAGGGCATTGTTAGGGATAGCGATGTAATACGATGCCTCATAAAAACATGAGACCCGCAAAAGACCGCCAAACATGAGACCCACCATTCGAGTGGTGCTGGTGGAGCCGCTGGGAGAGGCAAACATCGGAGCATGTGCAAGGCTGGTAAAGAACTTTGCGGCCCATGAGCTGGTCATCGTCAACCCCCCTCCTCTTGGGAAACAGGCGCGAATGTTTGCCATGCACGCATGCGACGTGCTCGAGCATGCCAGGGTGTGCCAGAGCCTGAGGGAGGCAATACAGGGATGCACCCTCGTGGTGGGCACCACGGGAAGGACACCAAAGGGCGACCACGACCACTATCGCTTTCCCCTGTATGACGTGCGGGAGTTGCACACGCTGATAGATGGGAGCAACGTGGCTCTTGTGTTTGGCAGAGAGCGCACTGGCCTTAGCAACGAGGAGCTCGAGCTTTGCGATGTTGTGGTCACCATTCCCACTTCTCCAGA is a window encoding:
- the pssA gene encoding CDP-diacylglycerol--serine O-phosphatidyltransferase; this encodes MAHILQLTRMSDTLTVFSACLGFLSVVFAFEGKLGVAVSLILVCAIIDGLDGMVARYEGGDEQKMRFGVMLDSFSDSIAFCIAPAIISYRVLVGGLPSSRLMVDLVLVVCALYVACGILRLSRFNVLFSSRSMGFVGLPTTAAGLLLSSLLSLELVVPTTRLLWAHGVMIPVLSILMISSLVYPKPTRVWMLGMFVPVPLALALFLWTSIQPLTRACALLLLGILLAYVASPVLVRVLGTSPESL
- a CDS encoding MBL fold metallo-hydrolase, whose amino-acid sequence is MRLITVYDNEVYASELELKAGWGFSCLIEGKTTVLFDTGWDGNLLLSNMEHLGIDPSTIEVVVLSHGHWDHAGGLSTLLHVSNPRVYVPSSLSKRLIGELSNLAEVHEVSAEPLSIAEGVYSTGVLGDEVKEQALVLDGGIVLTGCAHPGVEAILERAGELMPVRGLVGGLHSFSQLHVLSGMSLLSPCHCTVHKARIAELYPEQYVRNGVGRVIELP
- the nadE gene encoding NAD(+) synthase, encoding MDMEQFVERCTAWISQKVEQAHAEGVVVGMSGGVDSSVCAVLCKRAVGDRVLGLIMPLYSSQSDIEDALTISHKFGIATKTVRLEEPYMAMLDAMGARYSERSVECANLKARLRMCTLYYYANSLNLLVAGTSNKSELLMGYFTKYGDGAADILPIASLLKREVRELAAHLGIPEHIIHKPPSAGLWPGQTDEAELGITYEVIDAFIGGEHVSERHAACIREIMQKNAHKRELPPVFVP
- a CDS encoding nicotinamide-nucleotide adenylyltransferase, translating into MDTERAFYIGRFQPYHMGHHTVIGALSSEVDELIIGVGSAQRSHTVDDPFTAGERVMMISKALSEFSIPFYVIPIEDVEYNSLWTAHVRARVPTFSVVYSNNPLVGRLFEEAGIEVRALPMFRRDVYSGTEIRKRMLEGDSWEELVPACVAKLIHEIDGVGRIRRLAQTDTSMP
- a CDS encoding pyruvoyl-dependent arginine decarboxylase, which translates into the protein MTHIVPSRVFYTSGMGRHEHRLMSFELALRNAGVHTLNLVGVSSVLPPRCTFISMDEGLRELEPGEVTFCVLSVSSSCKSSENVFACVACAHPADENTHGYFAEHHSHEEEDVGLAMARSIASQMYKSLNGREPSRLTHVHSAGKVERDGEYLTVVAMAVFVP
- a CDS encoding peptidylprolyl isomerase, which codes for MDLAIEEGDFVRITYTGKLEDGSVFDTTDEELAKSEGIYSENARYGGDVVVVGAGHVIKGLEEDMVGKEVGYEGSIVVPPEKGFGERSPELVKVYSITKFENPREGMRVNIDGNIGTITRIVGRRVRVDFNHPLAGKTLHYSYRIEEKVEDDVEKVKGLIALHIPEDLDVRIEDGTVRITVPEKLTFDLRWLRSKAWIARQILEKVGMEKVVFEEVYPAEAGEQREAGEQKHT
- a CDS encoding CBS domain-containing protein, whose protein sequence is MPLNIKVKNVMTKEVAYATVPGSRHEVLQILKTKHISGVPVVKDGKVVGIVTRTDLLKNPTEEQLAILMTRNPITISPDATIETAARLMSVHGVRRLPVVENGVLVGIITVTDLLGIIAENGFDESIKPYVAPSVVSVWDETPLPVVGMIMELADVKASPVLNSELELVGIVTDKDLIAASVVEDSLHQSDISAGSDEDAWTWESMRDTLKLYYSISRIKLPDRPVKEAMRDAPAVGINGSVVSEVARLMRRNGLEQLPVITAENRLKGIVRDSDVIRCLIKT
- a CDS encoding RNA methyltransferase, with product MRPTIRVVLVEPLGEANIGACARLVKNFAAHELVIVNPPPLGKQARMFAMHACDVLEHARVCQSLREAIQGCTLVVGTTGRTPKGDHDHYRFPLYDVRELHTLIDGSNVALVFGRERTGLSNEELELCDVVVTIPTSPEYPSLNLSHAVAIVLYELSELTGGMHDLSTVEHREGLINHLEELLLEVGYPAHKRKKTLRMTRKLLGRAQPTIREVFTLRGIIRRTMWALKRGHA